One genomic segment of Natrononativus amylolyticus includes these proteins:
- a CDS encoding DUF7565 family protein, whose product MAWECGIDDCGAAFDDVESAIRHQANEHERLECKVCGTVVPDGYVAIRHVFTEHSRAEYVRAYGANSEDVRHRERVLEEIEAVVDVQALTNEL is encoded by the coding sequence ATGGCCTGGGAATGCGGGATCGACGACTGCGGTGCCGCCTTCGACGACGTCGAATCGGCGATCCGCCACCAAGCGAACGAACACGAGCGTCTCGAGTGTAAGGTCTGTGGAACGGTCGTTCCCGACGGGTACGTCGCTATCAGACACGTGTTCACCGAACACAGCCGCGCGGAGTACGTCCGCGCCTACGGGGCGAACTCCGAGGACGTCCGTCACCGCGAGCGGGTGCTCGAAGAGATAGAAGCGGTCGTCGACGTTCAGGCGCTGACGAACGAGTTGTAG
- a CDS encoding PHP-associated domain-containing protein, protein MTARVDCHVKVLNERVLERARRANLDAIVYAPHFTRLPEIRARADRYSSDDLLVIPAREVFTGSWRTRKHVLAVGLAEPVPDFITLEAAMAEFERQDAAVLAPHPEFANVSLTEADLREHREAVDAVEIFNPKHRPAHNRRAREIADELDLPPFTSSYAHLSGSVGVAYTEFELESGLERGADLVRAFRERAPRRVVYDNGFRRWRTTAAELGHLFYENTWEKVDRLFLSGTEPTHPRHIAYGGKFDDVAVY, encoded by the coding sequence GTGACGGCTCGAGTCGACTGCCACGTGAAGGTTTTGAACGAACGGGTGCTCGAGCGCGCGCGGCGGGCGAACCTCGACGCGATCGTCTACGCCCCGCACTTCACTCGGCTCCCGGAGATTCGCGCCCGCGCCGATCGCTACTCCAGCGACGACCTGCTCGTGATCCCCGCCCGCGAGGTGTTCACCGGCTCGTGGCGAACCCGGAAACACGTCCTCGCGGTCGGCCTCGCCGAGCCGGTGCCGGATTTCATCACCCTCGAGGCGGCGATGGCCGAGTTCGAGCGCCAGGACGCGGCGGTCCTCGCGCCGCACCCGGAGTTCGCGAACGTCTCGCTGACCGAAGCCGACCTCCGGGAGCACCGCGAGGCGGTCGACGCCGTCGAGATCTTCAACCCCAAACACCGCCCGGCCCACAACCGGCGAGCCAGGGAGATCGCGGACGAACTCGATCTCCCGCCGTTTACCTCCTCCTACGCCCACCTGTCGGGCTCCGTGGGCGTCGCCTACACCGAGTTCGAACTGGAAAGCGGCCTCGAGCGCGGGGCGGACCTCGTTCGCGCCTTCCGCGAGCGAGCGCCCCGCCGGGTCGTCTACGACAACGGATTCCGGCGCTGGCGGACGACGGCCGCCGAACTCGGCCACCTCTTTTACGAGAACACCTGGGAGAAGGTCGACCGGCTGTTCCTCTCGGGCACCGAGCCGACCCACCCGCGACACATCGCCTACGGCGGGAAGTTCGACGACGTCGCAGTGTACTGA
- a CDS encoding Mut7-C RNAse domain-containing protein yields the protein MAETEPRFLLDVMCGGLVAYLRMCGYDTAYAGERGLEADDDLLAVARAEERVVVTRDVELAGRLPEERSILLAAREVEDQLAELSGAGVSLELPDEPTRCGRCNGRLERVEPEERTPEYAPDPSGTGVWRCLECGQLFWKGSHWERVRETLSRTSQ from the coding sequence ATGGCCGAAACCGAACCCCGATTCCTGCTCGACGTGATGTGCGGCGGCCTCGTCGCCTACCTGCGGATGTGTGGCTACGACACCGCGTATGCGGGTGAGCGGGGCCTCGAGGCCGACGACGACCTGCTCGCCGTCGCCCGCGCGGAGGAACGGGTGGTCGTGACTCGAGACGTCGAACTCGCGGGACGACTCCCCGAGGAGCGGTCGATCCTGCTCGCGGCGCGGGAGGTCGAGGATCAGTTGGCGGAACTATCGGGTGCGGGCGTTTCCCTCGAGTTACCCGACGAGCCGACGCGCTGTGGGCGGTGCAACGGGCGTCTCGAGCGGGTCGAGCCGGAGGAGCGGACGCCCGAGTACGCCCCCGATCCGTCGGGAACGGGGGTGTGGCGGTGTCTCGAGTGCGGACAGCTGTTCTGGAAGGGGAGCCACTGGGAGCGGGTTCGGGAGACGCTCTCGAGGACCTCTCAGTAA